Within the Hermetia illucens chromosome 6, iHerIll2.2.curated.20191125, whole genome shotgun sequence genome, the region agggggccattctcagaaactaccaaaccgaaaaatctgaaaaaaatcaggaggctgccactatatggtgcctgggctccgaaataccttccatgccgatatctgtttaaataaagttaataatagtatattactacaattttttgtaattggttggaaaccccccttaagttcatcctagtaccatgaaattttgcaggctataatataaagcatgatcttaccaagtttggtggaaatcgcactattactaacaaagttataatacctcaaatttgttgcttctttgaaaattgaagactatgaatgtcaatatcacccgaaagtggatactctcacataatatatggatatattacgtgctacgtactaagaaatacacaaaacctttcgcacctgaagcgcccagcttccggtttcccgacttgtttgtatccttcttgcgcgctccgcttttccaTGTTCCTTCTGTAtatttttgattgcggagtttaccgcacaccagtttctctCCGACTTCAGTAAGATGTTCTTCGGGTTTATGCTAATTTTCAGAGGGTTTTCCAACTTCTTCTCTAattaaaatcgtggacagtgaaacataacgtgctccaggTCCTCCGGTGTGCTAGCACATTCACGATAATTcattcctgtaaccaccatgactTGACCGGTCATTGGTCTCGCCGTGTCATCGTTTAATCCACTGCTAAATATGGGGAATCCTCCAccagttatcccatcgttgctgCAACTTTTTCAGCAACTCTCACCTTGCCGCCTTTTGAGATTCTGTATTCTTTTCAAGtggattcatttttcttttcttgtacACACGTTGAAGTCCATTGTAGATGGCCTtctcgagcatctttcctaccgtaTCGATAATgcaaatcgggcggtatgatgatgaATGCCCTGGTTGGGCTTCGGAAGCAAAACTATAATAGTTTTCATCACTTCCACCGAGCGAGGAAAACTCCTTCTTCCATGCATGTTTCCAATATGCTTCCTCGCCTTTTTGTGAGGAAATCAACGACTATGATCTTCGGGTTCCAACTTATTCGAATTCTACTATCGTCACGCTTTGTGGAGCATAataactatatatgtagatgaCAGCGATTTTGCTCTAACTCATCCAATTTCTGGAAAGTCCATCATGTCCCAGGCACTACTTTTATTGTTGCGACAGGGCTtgttgattatggcagcttcgattaccttctcatagatggtctacgAGAGTATGTCATGCGCTGCCTCTCAGTGGTTAAGGTTAACTTGTAATAACCTCATTTCTTCACTGCATCCAGGCTCTCCCAAACATTGGGCATCTGTTGCTGTGTGCCATGTGCTGACATTCGATACCTTTTCTCCCGTTGCAAAGCATACAGTCAGGCTCAACCTTGCGGTCCCtcaacatatgaccttctcccctGAAGATGAAGAATCTTTTTGACCTGACACGGTCTCCGGTCCATTTCatcgctatgtggccaaattcaagCTATCTAAAGCGGCGattgagggacacctgctctctgagtcggcaaacgacccaacctatttttactttagcagtcgccagcagtttgaacactGATTCAACTAGTAAGTTTCTAGCTGCCATTTTCGTGCCTCCGtgtgccttcctcagtcctatGATTGCAAAGTCTTGCAAACTAGGTGGTccaaactgcttttctaagtcCTCGTAGATATCCtgcttggtcgtgatttcatcaatgtctttaGATATCTATACTTGTGCCTCTTCCTCTTGCGGGGAAATTTCAAGACTTGTTCAGCTCCAGTATCAAATCTCCTTtgtgggagcgtctgattcggctgacgcttTCTCTAAGGTTGACCAGCTCTGGATTGAATTTAACCTTCTTGAGGATATCGGCATATGTCATATCACCTTTTGTCGAGATGATAACCTATTCACTCGCAATTCGCACTTTTCTTTCATGCTTCCTTTTTGGGGTTTTCCCTCCTTTGGGTCGATTTGAGCCGGCGCTGCTGTTTCTATGATTTTGGTTTAGTTTGCCTTTCCCTTTCCCGGTGAGagtcctttttgccttttcgcgtagGACAGTGTACTTTGCAGCTGAATAGCGCATCAGCTCTAGTAAGGACCTATACGGAATCTACAATGAGCTAGCAGTCTCAAACGTATGGAAGACGCAAGATCTTCTTAAACGGTATTTAAGAGAAAAATTGACAAAAGTAGATTAGTTGGAAAACGAggaataaaatttggaaaatgcaGGCCCTGCTAATGGTGAAACTCTATTTGTGTATGGAATTAGACGATTCGGCGGCGAGATAGTTGAAAATATCCCGAAATGAGTTGCAGCGCTGTGAAGAAGAAACAGATTTACTTACATCTAAGGAAAGGTTATAGAGGAAATGTAATAGTTGCGTAACGATATCAGAATCAATAACTTAATACTGCAAAGGGATTCTTGCCACTATAGTATACTTTGGAGGATTTCTGGAAACGCAGTCTACTCGAGTAAACACTCTCTTCCAGCCACTGTACCTCCATATAGATCAGGACCTACTTTAATTTCCTTGCTAGCTCCACCACATCACAGCAGTTAGCAGATTCATTTGTTGAATAATTGTCATTCAAAATTTTAGTTAAAACGTTTTTCTCAGTAATTAAAATATCCCTAAGTGAAGACTTGCAACATTATTCAGAATCATGGACAAGTTTGAAGCGACTCCCCGACGAGAGCGGGAGTTACAATTGGCGAACGTTATCCGTCAAGTGATGGAACGCAATACGCAAATCGATAAGCTGAAAATAATGATTCAGAATAAGACATTGAAGCAGTTGCAGTCTGATGGCGCCCAGAATCTAATTTCACGAAAACGTCCTTCGCCCGAAGATCGATCCCCAGCGGCAATCATCTATGCAGTTCACGAGCTCATAATGGAGTACTTCCATTGGTTTGGGTATCAATATTCGGCCGAAATGTTTTCCTTGGAATCGGGATGTGATCCTGCTTGCCCGGAACGTGCGTATTTGGAGTCAAAGCTAGGGGAACATGATAAAGATACACCTATCCTAGTCGAGGAAGTTTTCAACTTGATTCGAAATAAAACTTCCAAGTCTAGTCCTGCGGCAGGAGAACCCAGTGCATGAGCAGTCTTTGGATTTTCGGaattttatgtatattttaatAGACATTTTAGGCAATAGTGATTTGGTTACTTGACTTCGTAAAAGCGTGACTGAAGCTGAGCTCGTAGCTCAACAGCCTCTCTATTCAGGCTTGAAAAACATACATTTGTCTTTAAAGTACTAAGCCTGTTGGTATGATTACCGTTTTGGGCTAATTAAATTTTTCGTTTGAATTCGCGTTTTCATGTGACTATTTAATGGCGGCCTAGTTTCAAAATGCATCGTTTGAGGGCAATTTTGTCGTTAGTTCTGAGATAATTGAACTGATAAGCGAACGGAATTTCCCCGAACCACCAAATTAACTGAGCAGAATGTGGTAATTAATCTCGTGTTATTTGCATCTATCCTGGGTCATCCATTCATTTCAAAACATACTGAGCTATTCAGTGAAAACCATGTTTTGATAACATTGAAACTGAAATACCATCGATAGCGTGGGTGATTGCTGCGAGGTTGGAAAAGTGCTAATGAAAATGACGCCAAAATGTTACCTTAAATAGCTTAGGGGGTGGGGAGCTCGATTATTATTTCGCATCAAAATTAGTCCCAATTAGGTTACAGCTTTAGCTTAGAGGCATATTTTTCAATCATACGGATTTAATGACATTATTAAAACAGCCATTTATAGTTTAATTGGCGATAGTTTGATGCATTGATACAGACCAGTAGGGTAGGTTTGGTGTTTGATAGCTTGGAAAGTAAATCGATTTATAGGtggtattcatcatcaacggcgcaacaaccggtatccggtctaggcctaaggaactccagacatctcggttttgcgccgaggtccaccaattccatatccctaaaagctgtctggcgtcctgacctacgccatcgctccatcttagacagggtctgaatcgtcttctttttctaccatcgatattgctcttatagactttccgggtgggatcatcctcatccatacggattaagtgacccgcccaccgtaacctattgagccagattttatccacaacctgacggtcattgtgtaggctacggaatcgtccatcctcatgtagggggtcaaaaattcttcggaggattcttctctcgaacgcggccaagagttcgcaatttttcttgctaagaacccaagtttccgaggaatacatgaggactggcaagatcatattcttgtacagtaagagctttgaccctatggtgaggccagatctcccatcaggcgcgaccccagctggcggattggggcatacctattgatgtgtaaatatgtgtccatgcacttttcttttctgactgtgcatgggctagtgtttgctcatctctggtgcgcggaccaaaatggctatgggaaggatacccagaacataaaaccactatggaagacgagagaaggagaaaacttacggtgcaggggctcagaaccccagtaccggcggcttttgggagtgagcaagcgggctcccggtcgtcgatatcccttgacCGCAATGCCTCGTCGGTGGACaatttggccaccgtggcatcttaTGCTACAAGTGTTGTAGATTTGGAAagggaagtgttcaagcgaagtactcggaggtctctcagatcggcagtatggattccgtaaagccagatcaaccattgatgccatcaaaatggttactggtttggccgaagatgcaatccacggaaagggcagtactagcaaatattgcatagtagtgaccctggatgtgagaaatgcattcaattcggccagttggaacctaatacgggaatctctggcaaagattggtattcccgcttatcttgcagctattgtcaacagctacttacaagaacggagactttggtatgacaccgatgatggacccactgctgtggaacatcatgtacaacgatgtttttaatcttccccttccggaggaaaccacggtggtgggctacgccgatgatatagcgctggttgttgtcgcaaagcatctcgaagatgctgagttatactcatgcgaagcgatcagtgctgttaagagtTGGTTAGagggttctggtctgacacttccggtggaaaaaaacggaagcggtcctcatcaccaagcgctgtaaaagaaattttgcctgtattcaaattgggaatcatatcatcatttctaatcctgcgatcaaatacttgggagtgatgatagatgggaagcttagctataagccacacgtgcagtatgtctacgacaacgcatccactgcgagtgtggccctggcaaggatgatgccaaacgtgggagggccccggcatgcttccaggttgcttatagctagggtagtgagttcgatcctgctctatgcagctccagtttggggaaaggcattgcaggttacatctaacgctaacaaattgagttcagtctacagaagaacagcccttagggtgtgctcggcattcaggactgtctcagatgatgcagcattcgtcgtctctggaatgatgcccattgatattctcgcagatgagatgacgaatatatatagtgcgaagtctatctctcctttatcgcacaggaagaacgccgaaagggagagatctctaaacagatggcaagagcgttggaaaCGCTcggggaaagggtcggtggacaaacaggctcatccctgctatcaaggagtggttggagagaaggcacggtgagattaattataatcttactcagtttcccacggggcatggaggatatcgccgtacttgttcaggtttaaactagatacctcacccgattgtccaaactgggatggagtcccaaaggacccagagcatgcattcttccactgcccaaggggtgtggaggaaaggaagaacctagaggagactctaggagaggtgcttgtaccagagaataTGGTgcaaagaatgttagcatgtcaggaagactgggatgcgatcaatatACATAGCaaactgtgaaaggcagaggagaccagaaaagcgcggttacgtacgccgcctagagacgaaaggggaccaagctaaaatcaactgactccaccccgtgatgtaataccgtacggtggttccacggggcttggggggagtcgggggtggttttagtgggtaagaatcccacacactggcgtgtccagcctagtgtcttttaaagatttccacctcctcaaaaaaaaaaaaacgaagacgtttcgagcggaacagtccttgtaagctgaaataggctctgttggctgacaacaaccgtgcgcggatttcatcatcgtagttgttatcggttgtgattttcgaccctagataggagaaattgtcaacggtcttaaagttgtattcccctatccttattcttcgtgtttgaccagtgcagtttgatgttgttggttgattcgtcttcggtgctgacgttgccaccataaattttgtcttgccttcattgatgtgcagccctagatctcgtgccgcctgctcgatctggatgaaggcagtttgtacgtctctggtggttgttcccatgatgtctatatcgtcagcataggccagtagttgggtggacttgaagaggatcgtacctcttgcatttacctcagcatcacggatcactttctcgagggccaagttaaagaggatgcatgatagggcatccccttgtcggtTGGTGGTATTAGCATCTGGGTAATTTACCCTGGAGAGAACTGAATTCAATGAGTCCGAAGATTTGATTTTCCAAGCGTCACTTATAATTACCGAACCACCATCCTAGAGTTGTGTTCTGTTCAGAGAATTCAAGTTTAACCAGCATATTCAGGAAAAAATCCAAGTTTTATTAAGTTCATCTGTAATTACATTTCACAGCATCGTTCGCAATACAAATAGCTGCGAAACCATATTCCACTCAAAGGACTTTTTCCCTCGGTCATCGGTCCAATCAGCAGAACAAAGTAGCTGTGCTAATATTGTGGTAGCGAATCAATTTTCTGCCTCAATTTATACAGAGACAAATTTCGTAATATCATAAAACGAGCTTTTGTCCATAAAGCGTGCTGGAGTGCTCGCCGCAATTTCTtcacttttacaattttcccTGGTAAAAATGGGTTTCCCGCTACTGTCTCCCCGTCGGTCTGATCCTTGCACTACTTTATTCCAAAGGACTACACTGCACTGCAATGGCAATGGGATTAAATGCTGGAAGTCGTAAAGTCAATTGCTTGAGTCAAAATCGTGTTATTTCTGCTTGTCGAGTTAATTTCGCTATGAAAGAACGGTTCCCAGATGGGAGTTCCTTCTGGAGATAGCGAAATTATGGTTGGAGCGCTTATGCGAGAAATATGTAGCTGATTCGTCTtactttttctaccagagaATCTGGGGTGGGTACGATATGTTGAGGCAAAATAGCAAATAGTAGGGGAGTAATTAAAGTTGCTCTTCGGACAGTTTCAACCACTAGGGAAGGGTCCTTGGGTGCGTTTGCTGAACTTGAATTTAATCGAAATATACTTGGACTTTACACAAATACTGCGGACGTTATGTAGGACAACCAAGAGCATGCTgaatttaatgtttaaaacctGATCTGAGTAAGTAGGTTGTTATTCGCATGAGATAGCACAGGAGCTCACCATTACGCACGTAGGCACAAACCATATTCATGAAATTTCAAGGTAAAAGGAAAATTCTCCTTATCCTCATAttgcgcgttcgagagaagaatcctccgaagaatttttggccccctacatgaggatgtggtcaaagggtagtataggtcccagggcgaaacgtggattggtacccacgatggagcataaaacctgggaaatgcctgctgaaccaacaccaacagctctactaccaaacccaatctccacctccacaaggtgaccgctgggagctctttcgtaacgaaaagctgcagacggggaaggatgaaggcgagtctcccgcgcctaaaaacgggacaaactgtaccaactggtcctccaggttgggggttgggtagggctgacaaccctacatggaaaacaacttgttacgaagccacaacaggatcctcggactggacggattttaaaacgacggactcggcaacgacaatggaataacgacttgcgcattttctcatggaacgtgcgctccctgtacagagatgaagctgaccagtagctagccgataccctgtcccaatatagggctgatataacagcgttgcaagagatgcgatggacagggaccggtttcctggagaagagccactacactatattatagcggtcatccagtaaaccatgtgctcggagtaggtttcttagtcagccaaaaaatgaaacctactgttatcggctttgaaaacataagcgaacggctatgcactctgcgcttgcgaggcaagtttagaaatataagcctcataaacgttcacgcccctacagaggagactgcagagtcggagaaggataccttctacgaggcagtagaacgaaccttcgaagcctgtcccagatatgacatcaaaatcatacttgaggattttaacagccaagtagggaaggagcccgtattcaggcgatacgttggctaccatagcttacacgaaaaaacaaatgataacggactgcggattattcaattagcagggtcacacgaaatggttgttggaagtacctggtttgcgcggaaagcggtccacaaacatacgtgggcctctccagacgggaccactttcaaccaaattgaccacgtgttgatcgaacgccgccacctctcagccttgatgaatgccagaacatataggggggccaatatagactcggatcactatctcgttggcatggtgctccgagctcgaataacaataccacctagaatcccctatgacaatcaggtgagagtgaacactgaagccatccacaacacaaccctccgcgacacctataagagggaaatggatgccgcaataaccgcagtcaatagaggacctggagatgaagcatcaacaaatgatcttcacaatcacctgaagaacgttatcatggatacggccacaaacatacttggccccagccgcaaaaggagtcggagcggctggtttgacgatgaatgtaagctagcaacggaacagaagaatgccgcataccgagtaatgttgcattctcagagaacgcggacacgcgcagagacttatcacgaactccgtcgagcggagaagcgacttcacagacggaaaaaggaagcctgggtgaaccaacaagtctgtgaactaggaaagtacagggagcaaccgcaccaggcgcgcaagttttaccaacaagtcagcaggatgaaactttatacacctcgatgctcatcctgccgagacaaagagggaaatctgatttccgacagaatgggcatattagagcgatgggttgagtactttgatgagctactgaacaaccagaacatcggcgagttggaggtcccgccaactgaagacgacggacaaatactgccaccaccaagtttaggagaaacagtccgtgcaattcaacggctagaaaatcataagtcgccaggagccgatggaattatagtcgaattggttaaatatggaggcgaccatctacaccaagtggttcatcaacttgtgctcaaggtatgggacagcgaatcaatgcctgacgattggcaacgagacattatctgtctcatacataaaaagggagatatcacacagtgcagcaactatagaggcaTAACGTTGCTgcgtaccatctataatatgATATATTCTCCActttcttgctaggccggatagccccatacgcccaaaacatcattggcccataccaaagaggcttcactccaggcaaatcagcaacagatcagattttctctgtgcggcaagcgatggaaaaactgttggaatatggacaacagttgcaccatctgttcatcgactttaaagccgcctatgatagcatagccagggtaaaactatacacggccatgagaggattcggtatcccgacgaaattaataagactgactaggctgaccctgaccaatgtgcgaggccagataaaagtagcaagatcactctcaagaccattcgacatcaacaacggtctacgacaaggggatgcgctatcatgcgtcctctttaacctggccatcgggaaagtgatccgtgatgctgaggtaaatgcaagaggtacgatcctcttcaagtccacccaactactggcctatgctgacgatatcgacatcatgggaagaaccacccgagacgtacaaactgccttcatccagatcgagcaggcggtaattggcgcgagatcttgggctgcacatcaatgaaggcaagacaaaatatatggtggcaacgtcagcaccgaagacgaatcaaccaacagcatcaaaccgcactgttcaaacacaaacacgaagaagaataaggataggagaatacaactttgagaccgttgacaatttctcctatctatggtcgaaaatcacaaccgataacaactacgatggcgaaatccgcgcacggttgttatcagccaacagagcctatttcagcttacaaagactgttccgctcaaaaggtctcaccatagggtcaaagctcttactgtacaagactatgatcttgccagtcctcatgtattcctcggaatcttgggttcttagcaagaaaaattgcgaactcttggccgcgttcgagggaagaatcctcggaagaatttttggcctcctacatgaggatggacgattccgtagcctacacaatgacgaaatgtatgagcgatagcatgaccatccggttgtggataaaatccggctcaataggttacggtgggcgggtcacttaatccgtatgaatgaggatgatcccacccggaaagtttatagggggaatatctatggtagaaaaagaagacgaggcggaccctgcctaagatggagcgatggcgtaggccacgacgccagacaacttttgggggtatcgattttgtggacctcggcgcaaaaccgagatgtctggagttccttattaaggcaggcctaaacccgataccggttgttgcgccgttgatgatgatgacatataGTCAATCGTTGAATTAGTTTGCTCGACTGTGGTCTCGTCACCCACTTATAATATTCGATGTGGGCGGCATACCCAACCCAAATAATCGTTCTTAGAATGTTTCGATGGCAACAGCAGTACCTCAGAAAGACTATTATCCATTGTTGTAGCTCTGGCCATGGAGGCATCATCATTCCCACCTCACCATTATGACTATTAATCAGTGAGTCATAAGTGCTCCGTAACGATTTAACCGATTAAAA harbors:
- the LOC119659612 gene encoding uncharacterized protein LOC119659612, whose amino-acid sequence is MDKFEATPRRERELQLANVIRQVMERNTQIDKLKIMIQNKTLKQLQSDGAQNLISRKRPSPEDRSPAAIIYAVHELIMEYFHWFGYQYSAEMFSLESGCDPACPERAYLESKLGEHDKDTPILVEEVFNLIRNKTSKSSPAAGEPSA